One Edaphobacter flagellatus genomic region harbors:
- a CDS encoding acetate/propionate family kinase, with the protein MHLLVINSGSSSIKFSVFAAANKTPQSRYEGEVSGIGSGHATFAFHNIAHPDRKPATAVKADDPIKAIGKVVDAVSAPGIPAIDTVGYRVVHPGAKLDRHVRITDEVLRDLDEAVIFAPLHDPSAIKIIRETMKRFPNVPHFACFDTVFHHTMPEVATAYAIPDKYRAQGVRRYGFHGLSCESIVEQIRTANEPIPHRMVIAHLGSGCSVTALIDGASVDTSMGLTPTGGVVMGTRPGDLDPGLVLYLLRAMTGDRTQAFSAVETLLNHDSGIAALSGLPNDMRSTREAAASGNPRAQFAIDVFTRSVRKTIGSFSWLLGGLDAIVFTGGIGEHDARSRDEIVSGLNTLGVQMDPVLNNAEKRSAQSDIHCISVSESKTRILLIPAKEDWMIATHVQHMLSNERPRF; encoded by the coding sequence TTGCACCTGCTCGTCATCAACAGCGGATCGTCGTCCATCAAGTTCTCCGTCTTCGCTGCGGCAAACAAAACACCGCAGTCCCGCTACGAAGGCGAAGTCTCCGGCATCGGTTCCGGCCACGCAACCTTTGCCTTTCACAACATCGCCCACCCGGACAGAAAACCAGCCACTGCGGTCAAAGCTGACGATCCAATCAAGGCCATCGGCAAAGTCGTAGACGCTGTCTCCGCTCCGGGCATCCCCGCCATCGATACCGTCGGCTATCGCGTCGTGCATCCCGGCGCTAAACTCGATCGCCACGTACGCATCACCGATGAAGTGCTGCGCGATCTCGACGAAGCCGTGATCTTCGCGCCGCTGCACGATCCCTCTGCGATCAAAATCATTCGCGAGACAATGAAGCGCTTCCCGAACGTGCCGCACTTCGCCTGCTTCGATACCGTCTTTCATCACACCATGCCTGAGGTCGCCACCGCCTATGCCATCCCCGACAAGTATCGCGCGCAAGGTGTACGCCGCTATGGCTTCCACGGCCTCAGCTGCGAATCCATCGTCGAACAAATCCGCACAGCAAACGAACCCATCCCGCATCGCATGGTCATCGCGCATCTTGGTAGCGGATGCAGCGTGACCGCGCTCATCGACGGAGCATCCGTCGACACTTCCATGGGACTCACCCCCACCGGCGGCGTCGTCATGGGCACGCGCCCCGGCGATCTTGATCCGGGCCTCGTCCTCTACCTGCTGCGCGCCATGACCGGCGATCGCACGCAGGCATTCAGCGCCGTCGAAACACTCCTTAACCACGACTCCGGCATCGCCGCTCTTTCCGGCCTCCCCAACGACATGCGTTCCACACGCGAGGCAGCAGCCAGCGGCAATCCACGCGCGCAGTTCGCCATCGACGTCTTCACACGCAGCGTCCGTAAAACCATCGGCTCTTTCTCATGGTTGCTGGGAGGACTCGACGCCATCGTCTTCACCGGAGGCATCGGCGAACACGACGCCCGTTCACGCGATGAGATCGTCAGCGGCCTCAACACACTTGGCGTACAGATGGACCCTGTATTAAATAACGCCGAAAAACGCAGTGCACAAAGTGACATCCACTGCATCTCCGTATCAGAATCAAAGACACGCATTCTGCTCATTCCAGCAAAAGAAG
- a CDS encoding mechanosensitive ion channel family protein, with product MTGLRRLTIVIPAIILIASLIGSFLTRGAMANLPFLLKGNRTPGAKSSTDLVDQSPWQTIEALAPLAISAEEKRLAGEAQRLADHEVDQAFAQALRQATLDTRTLTGEALILQQKVVALQAMVKEDQAKVDSLNAASKGANPPSTDDLDTAKAQLQLDTDELTDATEDLATVSGDKRGQIQQELTEREAAMKKFDEQGDASSSPSAIQSARRYGTLAGRVGAWFDQRSRMDSIAQAQAKAFADAAALSTQHADIEKKLADANDANAKDTVATSRVTRLKQMHSLAQIHSILDDRIQTQKQLGAVYGRWHDQVYRQHQIVAHLILQSIAAIAFLTLCAAILAAAVRRLLDRLHLDRRNLITLRTIISLAIQVITVLLVLLIIFGAPSQMPTILGLATAGLTVVFQDFILAFFGWFVLMGKHGIRVGDWVEINGVGGEVVELGVFRTTLLETGNWTDKGHPTGRRVNFMNSFAIRGQYFNFSTSGQWLWDEIRLNIPAGPNSYQTIEDIHTAVLQETEESSKRAEAEWRRATGAHGLSQFNASPSIDLRPASSGVDIIVRYVTRAEDRFNTRNKLYQTVIDVMQKSQETAALEPGDKHS from the coding sequence GCACTCCGGGAGCAAAATCTTCAACCGACCTCGTCGATCAGAGCCCCTGGCAGACCATCGAGGCACTCGCTCCTCTCGCCATCTCCGCAGAAGAGAAGCGGCTTGCCGGTGAAGCGCAGCGTCTGGCAGACCATGAGGTGGATCAGGCTTTCGCGCAGGCGCTCCGGCAGGCCACCCTCGACACCCGCACGCTTACCGGCGAAGCCCTGATCCTTCAGCAGAAGGTTGTAGCGCTGCAAGCTATGGTCAAAGAGGACCAGGCAAAAGTCGACAGCCTCAATGCAGCATCCAAGGGAGCCAACCCACCCAGCACCGACGACCTCGACACGGCCAAGGCCCAGCTTCAACTCGATACGGACGAGTTGACCGATGCCACCGAAGATCTTGCCACTGTCAGTGGCGATAAGCGCGGACAGATTCAGCAGGAGCTGACCGAGCGCGAAGCTGCCATGAAGAAGTTCGATGAGCAGGGCGACGCCTCTTCCAGCCCCTCTGCCATCCAGTCCGCACGCCGCTACGGTACGCTCGCAGGCCGTGTCGGCGCATGGTTCGATCAACGCAGCCGCATGGACTCCATCGCGCAGGCTCAGGCGAAAGCTTTCGCCGATGCAGCAGCTCTCTCCACGCAACACGCCGATATCGAAAAGAAATTGGCCGATGCCAATGATGCAAATGCGAAAGACACTGTAGCAACAAGCCGCGTCACGCGACTGAAGCAGATGCATTCGCTCGCACAGATCCATTCCATCCTCGACGACCGCATCCAGACCCAGAAGCAGCTCGGCGCGGTCTACGGCCGCTGGCACGATCAGGTCTACCGGCAGCACCAGATCGTCGCCCACCTCATTCTTCAATCCATCGCGGCCATTGCCTTCCTCACGCTCTGCGCGGCGATTCTCGCTGCCGCAGTTCGCAGGCTGCTTGACCGGCTGCATCTCGACCGGCGCAACCTGATTACTCTGCGCACCATCATCAGTCTCGCCATCCAGGTCATCACCGTCTTGCTGGTGCTGCTCATCATCTTCGGTGCGCCCAGCCAGATGCCCACCATCCTCGGACTCGCCACCGCCGGCCTCACCGTCGTCTTCCAGGACTTCATCCTCGCCTTCTTCGGCTGGTTCGTTCTCATGGGCAAGCACGGCATCCGTGTCGGCGACTGGGTCGAAATCAACGGGGTCGGCGGCGAAGTCGTTGAGCTCGGTGTCTTCCGCACCACGCTGCTCGAGACCGGCAACTGGACCGACAAAGGCCACCCCACCGGACGCCGCGTCAACTTCATGAACAGTTTCGCCATTCGCGGCCAGTACTTCAACTTCTCTACCTCTGGCCAGTGGCTCTGGGATGAGATCAGGCTCAACATCCCTGCCGGTCCCAACAGCTACCAGACCATCGAAGACATCCACACAGCTGTGCTGCAGGAGACGGAAGAAAGCTCCAAGCGCGCCGAAGCAGAATGGCGACGCGCCACCGGAGCTCACGGGCTCAGCCAGTTCAACGCGTCGCCCTCCATCGATCTACGGCCTGCATCCTCAGGAGTCGACATCATCGTGCGATATGTCACGCGCGCTGAAGATCGCTTCAACACGCGCAATAAGCTTTATCAGACCGTCATCGACGTCATGCAGAAGAGTCAGGAAACGGCCGCACTTGAACCCGGGGACAAACACAGCTAA